From one Luteolibacter sp. SL250 genomic stretch:
- a CDS encoding sulfatase, with product MKRWICGAFVGLVMSGAAQEQKRPNIVWIVGEDLGPELGCYGDPDAITPNLDKLASEGARFTNAFTHAPVCAPSRHGLITGQYPIKTGAMHMRSKLVNPPVTFTKLLRDSGYHVSWPGKTDFNFDQPQEFRDSQKNWWTQDVVPEGPFFAYANFTVSHESQVRNDGDKYAENTKRLTPEQRRDPAKVKLPPFWPDAPEVRREVANYHDLVTAVDYNAGDVLAWLDKHGLAENTIVIYFGDHGRGMARYKRWCYDTGTHVGLIVRWPGKIGAGEVREGLVEFLDLPATALAMAGVPVPENFDGVPFMDKEGKATNQRKYVHSHRDYMDEAYDRIRSVSDGEWRYVRNFEPQVPYSLRNDYMERGKTMQVWRQWAAEGKLDAIQSIHFRKEKPKEELYHSKADPFEVRNVIDDPAHAAKLAELRAECDRWLADTNDKGAVPLEKLIADGIIHPRNKDYEKRAKRGR from the coding sequence ATGAAACGATGGATTTGCGGGGCATTCGTGGGGCTGGTCATGTCGGGTGCCGCGCAGGAACAGAAGCGGCCGAACATTGTCTGGATCGTCGGTGAGGATCTGGGGCCGGAACTGGGTTGCTATGGGGATCCGGACGCGATCACGCCCAATCTCGACAAGCTGGCGTCGGAAGGCGCCCGTTTTACGAATGCTTTCACCCATGCCCCGGTCTGCGCGCCCAGCCGCCATGGACTCATCACCGGGCAGTATCCCATCAAGACAGGGGCCATGCACATGCGCTCGAAGCTGGTGAACCCGCCGGTGACCTTCACGAAGCTGCTGCGGGACAGCGGCTACCACGTCTCCTGGCCGGGAAAGACGGATTTCAACTTCGACCAGCCGCAGGAGTTCCGCGACTCCCAGAAGAACTGGTGGACCCAGGATGTGGTGCCGGAGGGGCCGTTCTTCGCCTACGCGAACTTCACCGTCTCCCACGAAAGCCAGGTGCGGAATGACGGCGACAAATACGCGGAGAACACGAAGCGGCTGACACCGGAACAACGCCGGGACCCCGCGAAGGTAAAGCTCCCGCCCTTCTGGCCGGACGCTCCGGAGGTCCGCCGGGAGGTGGCGAACTACCATGATCTGGTCACCGCCGTGGACTACAACGCGGGCGACGTGCTGGCGTGGCTGGACAAGCACGGTCTCGCGGAGAACACCATCGTCATCTACTTCGGCGATCACGGCCGGGGCATGGCGCGCTACAAGCGGTGGTGCTATGACACGGGCACCCATGTCGGTCTGATCGTCCGCTGGCCGGGCAAGATCGGGGCGGGAGAGGTGCGCGAGGGCTTGGTGGAGTTCTTGGACCTGCCCGCCACCGCACTGGCCATGGCCGGGGTGCCGGTGCCGGAGAACTTCGATGGGGTCCCGTTCATGGACAAGGAGGGGAAGGCCACCAACCAGCGGAAATACGTCCACTCCCACCGCGACTACATGGATGAGGCCTACGACCGCATCCGCAGCGTGAGCGACGGCGAATGGCGCTACGTGCGGAACTTCGAACCGCAGGTCCCATACTCCCTGCGCAATGACTACATGGAGCGCGGCAAGACCATGCAGGTCTGGCGGCAATGGGCGGCGGAGGGCAAGCTGGACGCCATCCAGTCGATCCATTTCCGGAAGGAGAAACCAAAGGAGGAACTCTATCACAGCAAGGCGGACCCCTTCGAGGTAAGGAATGTCATCGACGATCCGGCCCACGCCGCGAAGCTGGCCGAACTCCGGGCGGAGTGTGACCGCTGGCTGGCGGACACCAATGACAAGGGGGCGGTTCCGCTGGAGAAACTCATCGCCGACGGCATCATCCATCCCCGGAACAAGGACTACGAGAAGCGGGCGAAGCGGGGGAGGTGA
- the trpE gene encoding anthranilate synthase component I: protein MSSIPVEPSLEVFAGLAERGNVVPVYTQLAADFETPLSAYLKLRDSRHSFLLESAESTEKGGRWSILGSGPRAVFEARGKEITVREGSKTRSYTAPDDVLAALEREMSAYHPVTHGALPPFTGGLVGYLSYDAVRQFEPTIGPPPEDTLGIPDAIFMLADTLVVFDHRLRRLQVIANAIVGESASVEEAYAAARGKIEAIVEILNRPFHVPALNGLTDYDLPEIKSNTSQEEFEKMVRDGKEFIAAGDVFQFVPSQRFETDFDRPPVDLYRALRFVNPSPYLFILELGDFALVGSSPEVHVRSINGKIDIRPIAGTRWRGKTEAEDDALAADLLADPKERAEHLMLVDLARNDVGRIAKHGAVKVDDFMIIERYSHVMHIVSNVTGELDPSHSAYDVLRATFPAGTVSGAPKIRAMQIINSLEKNKRCSYAGAVGYFGFDGSHDSCITLRTCLLKGGKAYVQAGAGVVADSDPTYEYEETRNKAKGMLRAVALAKTLGA, encoded by the coding sequence GTGAGTTCCATTCCGGTTGAACCATCGTTGGAAGTCTTCGCCGGGCTGGCGGAGCGGGGCAATGTTGTGCCCGTCTACACCCAGCTCGCCGCTGACTTTGAAACCCCGCTCTCGGCTTACCTGAAGCTGAGGGATAGCCGCCATTCTTTCCTGCTCGAAAGCGCCGAGAGCACGGAAAAGGGCGGCCGATGGTCGATCCTGGGGAGTGGACCACGCGCGGTTTTCGAGGCCCGCGGGAAGGAAATCACGGTCCGCGAGGGCTCCAAGACCCGGAGCTACACCGCGCCGGATGACGTGCTGGCCGCGCTGGAGCGCGAAATGTCAGCCTACCATCCGGTGACGCATGGCGCCCTGCCTCCCTTCACGGGCGGTCTGGTCGGCTATCTGTCGTATGATGCCGTCCGCCAGTTCGAGCCGACCATCGGCCCTCCGCCGGAGGATACGCTGGGCATTCCCGACGCCATTTTCATGCTGGCGGACACGCTCGTCGTGTTCGACCACCGTCTGCGCCGCCTGCAGGTCATCGCCAACGCCATCGTCGGGGAGTCCGCTTCGGTGGAGGAGGCCTACGCCGCCGCCCGCGGGAAGATCGAGGCCATCGTGGAGATCCTGAACCGGCCGTTCCATGTCCCTGCGCTCAACGGCCTGACGGACTACGACCTGCCGGAAATCAAGAGCAACACCTCCCAGGAGGAGTTCGAAAAGATGGTGCGGGACGGCAAGGAGTTCATCGCCGCCGGGGATGTCTTCCAGTTCGTGCCGAGCCAGCGTTTCGAGACGGACTTCGACCGCCCGCCGGTGGACCTCTACCGGGCGCTGCGTTTCGTGAATCCATCGCCCTACCTGTTCATCCTGGAGCTGGGGGACTTCGCGCTCGTCGGCAGTTCGCCGGAGGTGCATGTCCGCTCCATCAACGGGAAGATCGACATCCGCCCCATCGCCGGAACGCGCTGGAGGGGGAAAACGGAGGCGGAGGACGACGCTCTGGCAGCGGACCTGCTGGCAGACCCGAAGGAACGGGCGGAACACCTCATGCTGGTGGACCTCGCCCGCAACGACGTGGGCCGCATCGCGAAACACGGGGCCGTGAAAGTCGATGATTTCATGATCATCGAGCGTTACAGCCACGTCATGCACATCGTTTCCAACGTGACCGGTGAGCTGGACCCATCCCACAGCGCGTATGACGTGCTGCGGGCGACCTTCCCTGCTGGCACCGTCAGCGGCGCTCCGAAGATCCGGGCCATGCAGATCATCAATTCCCTGGAGAAGAACAAGCGCTGCTCCTACGCGGGTGCGGTCGGCTACTTCGGCTTCGACGGGTCTCATGATTCCTGCATCACCCTCCGCACCTGTCTACTGAAAGGCGGAAAGGCCTACGTGCAGGCGGGAGCCGGTGTCGTCGCGGATTCCGATCCGACCTACGAGTATGAGGAAACCCGTAACAAGGCCAAAGGCATGCTGCGTGCGGTGGCTCTGGCGAAAACCCTCGGTGCCTAA
- the serA gene encoding phosphoglycerate dehydrogenase, whose product MATYRVLVSDPISEKGVEALRTAPGISVDVNTGLKPEELLKIIGDYHGLVVRSQTKVTAEVFAAATNLKAIGRAGVGVDNIDRAAATDHGVVVMNTPSGNTISTAEHAFSLMLSLARNIPQAHATVIAGKWDRKSFEGKEVFGKRLAILGMGRIGSEFAKRAQAFGITVVAYDPFLTADRAKSLKVEHAETPEAALTGADLVTLHVPLTPETQHIINSDRIALLNKGALVVNCARGGLVDEAAAKAALDSGHLGGIALDVYEVEPPPADFPLFSSNKAVFTPHLGASTAEAQENVGIEVAHQVKDFLVTGEIRNAVNMPNLDSKTIEEVGPYLDLAQSLGKLLYKIGPAQSDSIKVSYVGPVSEIDTELVKRSVLSGYLSAAHHEAQVNLINAPAIAKAHGIQVTESTAALASTFTDLIEVSVSKGGETTTVAGTLVGKSARIVHIAGHYVETNPAGRFLFVENDDRPGIVGVIGSALGAASVNIANMSLSRNRDKNTAVTVIEVDTEPPATMLESLRATPGILRVLSFEL is encoded by the coding sequence ATGGCCACCTATCGTGTGTTGGTTTCCGATCCCATTTCGGAAAAAGGCGTTGAAGCACTCCGTACCGCTCCCGGGATCTCCGTGGACGTGAACACCGGACTCAAGCCCGAGGAGCTTCTCAAAATCATCGGCGACTATCATGGCCTGGTCGTCCGCTCCCAAACGAAGGTCACCGCGGAGGTTTTCGCCGCCGCCACCAACCTGAAGGCCATCGGCCGTGCGGGCGTGGGTGTGGACAACATCGACCGCGCCGCCGCCACCGACCACGGCGTGGTGGTGATGAACACCCCCAGCGGCAACACCATCTCCACCGCGGAGCATGCTTTCTCGCTGATGCTTTCCCTGGCCCGGAACATCCCGCAGGCCCACGCCACGGTCATCGCCGGAAAATGGGACCGCAAGTCCTTCGAGGGCAAGGAAGTCTTCGGCAAGCGCCTGGCCATCCTGGGCATGGGCCGCATCGGCTCGGAGTTCGCCAAGCGCGCGCAGGCCTTCGGCATCACCGTCGTCGCCTATGACCCGTTCCTGACCGCTGACCGCGCGAAGTCGCTGAAAGTGGAGCACGCGGAGACCCCGGAAGCCGCCCTCACCGGCGCGGATCTGGTGACCCTGCACGTCCCACTCACCCCGGAGACCCAGCACATCATCAACTCCGACCGCATTGCCCTGCTCAACAAGGGTGCGCTGGTCGTCAACTGCGCCCGTGGCGGTCTGGTCGATGAAGCCGCCGCGAAGGCCGCGCTCGATTCCGGCCACCTCGGCGGCATCGCGCTGGACGTCTATGAAGTCGAGCCGCCGCCGGCGGATTTCCCGCTGTTTTCCTCGAACAAGGCCGTCTTCACTCCGCACCTCGGTGCCTCCACCGCGGAAGCCCAGGAGAACGTGGGCATCGAAGTGGCCCACCAGGTGAAGGACTTCCTCGTCACCGGAGAGATCCGCAACGCGGTGAACATGCCGAACCTCGACAGCAAGACCATCGAGGAAGTCGGCCCCTACCTCGACCTCGCCCAGTCCCTCGGCAAGCTGCTCTACAAGATCGGCCCGGCCCAGTCGGACAGCATCAAGGTTTCCTACGTCGGCCCGGTTTCCGAGATCGACACGGAGCTGGTGAAGCGTTCCGTCCTCAGCGGCTACCTCTCCGCCGCCCATCACGAGGCGCAGGTCAACCTGATCAACGCCCCGGCCATCGCCAAGGCGCACGGCATCCAGGTCACGGAATCCACCGCGGCGCTCGCCAGCACCTTCACCGACCTCATCGAGGTGAGCGTGAGCAAGGGCGGTGAGACCACCACGGTGGCAGGCACCTTGGTCGGCAAGTCCGCCCGGATCGTCCACATCGCCGGTCACTACGTGGAGACCAACCCGGCAGGCCGTTTCCTCTTCGTGGAGAACGACGACCGCCCCGGCATCGTCGGTGTCATCGGCAGCGCGCTGGGCGCGGCTTCCGTGAACATCGCCAACATGTCCCTCAGCCGGAACCGCGACAAGAACACCGCCGTCACCGTCATCGAGGTGGATACGGAGCCACCAGCCACCATGCTGGAGTCCCTCCGCGCCACGCCGGGCATCCTGCGGGTGCTCAGCTTCGAGCTTTGA
- a CDS encoding metallophosphoesterase codes for MKRRDFLKPAAGAGLAALLPSAAFAQETPPHAEKVPQTPFDAPPGTWTLAAFPDSQTLTRLYPEVFIRQAEWVAAHKASHDIRFVAHLGDITDNNLPEQWTNAKKAMDVLKKAGVPYSLLPGNHDLGPGGKCLDRTTLMNDFFKPEDYANSGSVAYFEAGKMENSAHTFSSPQGDFLVLALEFGPRDAVVAWADRQIAARPRHAVILTTHAYLYDDDTRYDFPKLGKAQTWNPNTYGVAKLEPVNDGEALWTKLAGKHPNVRFTLNGHVLHDGAGRLASKGSAGQTVHQILSNYQSGVKPDRPFRGGGFFRLMQFLPDKKTVRVKTYSPWLDQWLTDEQQQFELVM; via the coding sequence ATGAAACGCCGTGATTTCCTGAAACCCGCCGCCGGTGCCGGCCTCGCCGCCCTTCTCCCTTCCGCCGCCTTCGCGCAGGAGACCCCGCCACATGCGGAAAAGGTGCCGCAAACCCCGTTCGACGCGCCGCCGGGGACATGGACGCTGGCCGCCTTTCCGGACAGCCAGACCCTCACCCGGCTGTATCCGGAGGTCTTCATCCGCCAAGCGGAGTGGGTGGCCGCGCACAAGGCCAGCCATGACATCCGCTTCGTCGCCCATCTCGGGGACATCACGGACAACAACCTGCCGGAGCAGTGGACGAACGCGAAGAAAGCAATGGATGTGCTGAAAAAGGCGGGCGTGCCCTATTCCCTCCTGCCCGGAAACCACGACCTTGGCCCGGGTGGCAAGTGTCTGGACCGCACCACCCTGATGAATGATTTCTTCAAGCCGGAGGACTATGCCAACAGCGGCAGCGTGGCCTACTTCGAGGCCGGAAAAATGGAGAACTCCGCCCACACTTTCTCCAGCCCGCAGGGCGACTTCCTAGTGCTCGCGCTGGAGTTCGGCCCGCGGGATGCCGTTGTCGCCTGGGCGGACCGTCAGATCGCCGCGCGGCCGCGGCATGCCGTCATCCTCACCACCCATGCCTATCTTTATGATGACGACACGCGTTATGATTTCCCCAAACTCGGGAAAGCCCAGACGTGGAACCCCAACACCTACGGTGTGGCGAAGCTGGAGCCGGTGAACGATGGCGAGGCCCTCTGGACCAAGCTCGCGGGCAAGCACCCCAATGTCCGCTTCACCCTCAACGGCCACGTCCTCCACGATGGCGCGGGCCGCCTCGCCAGCAAAGGCAGTGCCGGCCAGACCGTCCACCAGATCCTCTCAAACTACCAGAGCGGCGTGAAACCGGACCGTCCCTTCCGTGGCGGCGGCTTCTTCCGCCTCATGCAGTTCCTTCCGGACAAGAAAACGGTCCGCGTGAAGACCTACTCCCCGTGGCTCGACCAATGGCTGACGGATGAACAGCAACAGTTCGAGCTGGTGATGTGA
- a CDS encoding PEP-CTERM sorting domain-containing protein (PEP-CTERM proteins occur, often in large numbers, in the proteomes of bacteria that also encode an exosortase, a predicted intramembrane cysteine proteinase. The presence of a PEP-CTERM domain at a protein's C-terminus predicts cleavage within the sorting domain, followed by covalent anchoring to some some component of the (usually Gram-negative) cell surface. Many PEP-CTERM proteins exhibit an unusual sequence composition that includes large numbers of potential glycosylation sites. Expression of one such protein has been shown restore the ability of a bacterium to form floc, a type of biofilm.) translates to MKPPSAPSIFSIAACHALLVTLSCSSAHALNWDGLATGAGASDGGANWNAGNVWWNGTSSGAWVDGSSAVFGAGGMAGTVNLQGQTYNVSGLTFNAVDLTDVTDPPPTVVHPAYTLSNGRTNIASGGSISIAATATGPDPSDRIKLNQIIGGHDVTITHTGGSVFYQLGGSNQWTGNLTLDATNGNNSQFVEIKAPNAISTLGKITVESGNTLAMAASGTFTGPEIEIRGTGANSRGAFRIDANATINNNITLAANARISTINDGVVTTLGGNITGAFLLDQNSSGTVGTLIYAGTNTISELSATKGNAQIGVGSVGSITGNVTAGGTAAMVTGTGTINGNLNVTTGVVKPGDHTGTGIAGAGTGLGTLNVNGNASLNLTAAGTAAEFQMGLASSDRLAVTGNLTLSGTTTIVGLFAAGYTPTEGNTWNLITYGGTLTQGSFDLGANMRTGADSVGNEGNLNLPDVSANGLVWDVALTNGALTATLAVIPEPSAALLFGASTTLLTLRRRRKSGCGE, encoded by the coding sequence ATGAAACCCCCATCAGCGCCCTCCATCTTTTCCATCGCAGCCTGCCACGCCCTATTGGTCACCCTGTCCTGCTCCAGCGCCCACGCCCTCAACTGGGACGGATTGGCAACCGGGGCCGGAGCATCCGACGGGGGCGCGAACTGGAATGCGGGGAATGTCTGGTGGAACGGGACAAGCAGCGGAGCCTGGGTCGATGGCTCGTCCGCCGTGTTCGGAGCCGGAGGAATGGCCGGAACCGTCAATCTCCAGGGCCAGACCTACAATGTGTCCGGTCTGACGTTCAATGCGGTCGACCTGACCGATGTCACCGACCCACCTCCAACCGTGGTCCATCCCGCCTATACGCTCAGCAACGGAAGGACCAACATCGCCTCCGGCGGTTCCATCAGCATCGCCGCCACGGCGACCGGCCCCGATCCGAGCGACCGGATCAAGCTCAACCAGATCATCGGTGGCCATGACGTGACCATCACCCATACGGGAGGGTCGGTGTTCTATCAACTGGGTGGTTCCAACCAATGGACCGGAAACCTCACACTCGACGCGACCAACGGCAACAACAGCCAGTTCGTGGAGATCAAGGCACCCAACGCGATTTCCACGCTGGGCAAGATCACCGTGGAGAGCGGCAATACCCTTGCGATGGCCGCCTCCGGCACCTTCACCGGACCGGAGATCGAAATCCGGGGCACCGGAGCGAACAGCCGTGGGGCGTTCCGCATCGACGCCAACGCAACGATCAACAACAACATCACGCTGGCTGCGAACGCCCGCATCTCGACCATCAATGACGGCGTCGTGACGACTCTGGGAGGCAACATCACCGGAGCCTTCCTGCTCGACCAGAATTCCAGCGGCACCGTCGGCACCTTGATCTACGCGGGCACCAATACCATCAGCGAATTGTCCGCCACCAAAGGCAACGCACAGATCGGGGTGGGTTCCGTGGGCTCCATCACCGGCAATGTGACGGCGGGTGGAACGGCCGCGATGGTGACCGGAACCGGAACGATCAACGGCAACCTCAATGTCACCACCGGCGTGGTGAAACCCGGCGACCACACTGGCACCGGAATCGCAGGAGCCGGAACGGGTCTCGGGACCCTCAATGTGAACGGCAACGCCTCCCTCAACCTGACGGCAGCGGGAACCGCCGCCGAGTTCCAGATGGGATTGGCCAGCTCCGACCGCCTCGCCGTCACGGGCAATCTGACCCTCAGCGGTACCACTACCATTGTCGGACTGTTCGCCGCAGGTTACACGCCCACGGAGGGCAACACCTGGAACCTCATCACCTACGGCGGAACCCTCACCCAAGGCTCTTTCGATCTGGGCGCAAATATGAGGACCGGGGCCGACAGTGTCGGCAATGAAGGAAACCTGAACCTGCCGGACGTTTCCGCCAACGGGCTGGTCTGGGATGTCGCTCTCACGAACGGCGCACTCACCGCCACGCTGGCCGTCATTCCGGAACCCTCCGCGGCCTTGCTTTTCGGAGCTTCCACCACGCTCCTCACCCTCCGCCGTCGCCGGAAATCCGGCTGCGGGGAATAA
- a CDS encoding FAD-dependent oxidoreductase: protein MKILVVCCMWLGALVAVRAEFIPANLPPEKWAAEYDVVIAGAGTGGCGAAIQAARLGAKVLLLDETDYIGGQMNAAAVTSMDEGGTSVRERGLYKELVERIEEHYGKKGINPETAYWWGHIGVEPRVGREILHKMLAEAKVDLALRATVVKVAKDGDRVTGAEVEVVTEKGKTTKSVKSKFLVDATEWGDVLPLAGARYRTGNLTSDQLTPDKKLEDILIQAITWTAVVKQYPNGVPEELKVKTRPPGYTEKQEASFTRTLRNGDDMGVPREGPWTWYKFIGYRGMPDGTRPPQRVITRTHLNFNNDYHPTTVRELEDPAARRKLERNAILKTLYLLHYIQNNLGKSDWAVADDEGYDTPYNLAKLDEWLKKNPDLEPYRPVLKHFPVMAYARESRRMIGEYTLKARDIEREKGTPVLFPDSIAVGDYAVDLHGSMQPKYMELELDRAEDIPDHGNGKWITGPFAIPYRSLIPEKLDGFLAAEKNFSQSKLGNGATRLQPHTLLIGQAVGATAALSVKHGVQPRNLDAAVVQGALLDAGDILFYPPVTDIHAANPEWNAVQLTGTHGMLLPVKGVFGPKQPVSAAQYSVIHEKLTDTAKSGLPEGVSRGAFAAFLKEAGGKASVKVAFDGADAEKSSAITRSEAAQVIAEFIRLRGLAATTGQSQSLDWTKLRPSSDPSPNISPLLRKVVKRLLDAGVITIGDYWLENANETSRCDGGKVAIVMKKAAAKIAPGDNREPADILVEKGVISTASYWKTHAKEGAFCAGMNVRALLRGIDRKLP from the coding sequence ATGAAAATTCTCGTTGTTTGCTGTATGTGGCTGGGTGCACTGGTAGCGGTGCGTGCGGAGTTCATCCCGGCGAATCTGCCGCCGGAGAAGTGGGCGGCGGAGTATGACGTGGTCATCGCCGGGGCGGGCACGGGCGGCTGCGGGGCGGCCATCCAGGCGGCGCGCTTGGGAGCGAAGGTGCTGCTGCTGGATGAGACGGACTACATCGGCGGGCAGATGAATGCGGCGGCGGTCACCTCCATGGACGAGGGCGGCACCAGCGTGCGGGAGCGCGGGCTTTACAAGGAACTCGTCGAGCGGATCGAGGAACACTACGGGAAAAAGGGCATCAATCCGGAGACCGCCTATTGGTGGGGCCACATCGGCGTGGAGCCGCGGGTGGGCCGGGAGATCCTGCACAAGATGCTGGCGGAAGCGAAGGTGGACCTCGCCCTGCGGGCGACCGTTGTCAAAGTGGCGAAGGATGGCGACCGGGTGACAGGCGCGGAGGTGGAGGTGGTGACGGAAAAGGGAAAGACCACCAAGTCGGTGAAGAGCAAATTCCTCGTCGATGCCACCGAATGGGGCGATGTCCTGCCATTGGCCGGGGCGCGCTACCGGACCGGAAACCTCACCAGCGACCAGCTCACGCCCGACAAAAAACTGGAGGACATCCTCATCCAGGCCATCACCTGGACGGCGGTGGTGAAGCAGTACCCCAACGGGGTGCCGGAGGAATTGAAGGTGAAGACCCGTCCGCCCGGCTACACGGAGAAGCAGGAGGCCTCATTCACCCGGACGCTCCGCAATGGTGATGACATGGGCGTGCCCCGCGAGGGGCCGTGGACCTGGTACAAATTCATCGGCTACCGCGGCATGCCGGACGGCACCCGCCCACCGCAGCGCGTGATCACCCGCACGCACCTCAATTTCAACAACGACTACCACCCGACCACCGTGCGGGAACTGGAGGACCCCGCCGCACGCAGGAAACTGGAGCGGAACGCCATTCTGAAGACCCTCTACCTCCTTCACTACATCCAGAACAACCTCGGCAAGAGCGACTGGGCGGTGGCGGATGACGAAGGGTATGACACACCCTACAACCTCGCCAAGCTGGACGAATGGCTGAAGAAAAACCCGGATCTGGAACCCTACCGGCCGGTGCTGAAACACTTCCCGGTCATGGCATACGCGCGGGAAAGCCGCCGCATGATCGGCGAATACACGCTGAAAGCCCGCGACATCGAAAGGGAGAAAGGCACGCCGGTCCTGTTTCCTGACTCGATTGCCGTGGGCGACTACGCGGTGGACTTGCATGGCTCCATGCAGCCGAAGTACATGGAACTGGAGCTGGACCGTGCAGAGGACATCCCGGACCACGGCAATGGCAAATGGATCACCGGTCCGTTCGCCATTCCTTACCGCAGCCTGATCCCGGAGAAGCTCGATGGCTTCCTGGCGGCGGAGAAGAATTTTTCGCAGTCGAAGCTGGGCAACGGCGCCACCCGCCTGCAGCCGCACACACTCCTCATCGGCCAAGCCGTCGGTGCGACCGCCGCCCTTTCCGTAAAGCACGGCGTGCAACCGCGGAACCTGGATGCCGCGGTGGTGCAGGGTGCCTTGCTGGACGCCGGAGACATTCTCTTCTATCCGCCTGTGACGGACATCCACGCCGCGAATCCGGAATGGAACGCGGTGCAACTGACCGGCACCCACGGCATGCTGCTGCCGGTGAAGGGTGTGTTCGGGCCAAAGCAGCCAGTCAGCGCCGCCCAGTACTCCGTCATCCATGAAAAGCTCACCGACACCGCGAAATCCGGCCTGCCGGAGGGTGTCAGCCGCGGGGCCTTCGCCGCCTTTCTGAAGGAAGCTGGCGGGAAGGCGTCGGTGAAGGTCGCCTTCGACGGAGCGGATGCGGAGAAATCGTCCGCCATCACCCGCTCGGAAGCCGCACAGGTCATCGCGGAGTTCATCCGGCTCCGTGGACTGGCTGCGACCACGGGCCAGTCCCAGTCCCTCGACTGGACGAAGCTCCGGCCCTCCTCCGATCCCAGCCCGAACATCAGCCCGCTGCTGCGCAAGGTGGTGAAACGCCTGCTGGACGCGGGCGTCATCACGATAGGGGACTACTGGCTGGAAAACGCCAACGAAACCAGCAGGTGCGATGGCGGGAAAGTCGCCATCGTCATGAAAAAAGCCGCCGCAAAGATCGCCCCCGGTGACAACCGCGAGCCTGCGGACATCCTCGTCGAAAAGGGCGTCATCTCCACCGCGTCCTACTGGAAGACGCACGCCAAGGAAGGTGCCTTCTGCGCGGGGATGAATGTTCGCGCGCTCCTGCGCGGCATCGACCGGAAGCTCCCCTGA
- a CDS encoding aminodeoxychorismate/anthranilate synthase component II, which produces MLLILDNYDSFTYNLVQYFGELGAEMKIFRNDVITVDEVKALNPSRICISPGPCTPNEAGISLDLIREMGATTPILGVCLGHQSIGQVYGGDVVRADRLMHGKTSPIIHEGESVFAGMPSPFEATRYHSLIVKRDTLPDSLEITAWTEEGEIMGLKHKEYPVHGVQFHPESILTQDGKRLLENFLKL; this is translated from the coding sequence ATGCTTCTGATTCTCGATAACTACGATTCCTTCACCTACAACCTCGTCCAGTACTTCGGCGAGCTGGGTGCGGAGATGAAGATCTTCCGGAATGACGTCATCACTGTGGATGAGGTGAAGGCGTTGAATCCGTCCCGCATCTGCATCTCGCCCGGACCCTGCACGCCCAATGAGGCGGGCATCTCGCTGGACCTGATCCGTGAAATGGGTGCCACCACGCCCATCCTCGGCGTGTGCCTCGGCCACCAGTCCATCGGCCAGGTCTATGGCGGGGATGTCGTCCGCGCGGACCGTCTCATGCACGGGAAGACCTCACCCATCATCCATGAGGGGGAGAGCGTCTTCGCCGGCATGCCCAGTCCGTTCGAGGCCACCCGCTACCATTCCCTCATCGTGAAACGCGACACGCTCCCGGATTCCCTGGAGATCACCGCGTGGACGGAGGAAGGGGAGATCATGGGCCTGAAGCACAAGGAATATCCAGTCCACGGCGTCCAGTTCCACCCGGAGTCCATCCTGACCCAGGATGGAAAGCGCCTGCTGGAGAATTTCCTCAAGCTCTGA